Proteins co-encoded in one Papaver somniferum cultivar HN1 chromosome 5, ASM357369v1, whole genome shotgun sequence genomic window:
- the LOC113284136 gene encoding peptidyl serine alpha-galactosyltransferase-like: protein MEKFVIFSLLICIIISNGFCEELNQTAAPWRIHTLFSVECQDYFDWQTVGLVHSYKKAKQPGPITRLLSCTDEEKKKYKGMNLAPTFEVPSMSRHPKTKDWYPAINKPAGIVHWLKYSKDAQNVDWVVILDADQIIRGPVVPWELGAEKGKPVAAYYGYLVGCDNLLAQLHTKHPELCDKVGGLLAMHIDDLKALAPKWLSKTVEVREDRAHWSTNLTGDIYGKGWISEMYGYSFGAAEVGLRHKISDDLMIYPGYVPRAGVEPILFHYGLPFTVGNWSFSKLDHHEDAIVYDCNRLFPEPPYPREVQVLEAEPNKRRGLFLSIECINTLNEGLVIHHASRGCSKPNWSKYLSFLKSKTFANLTQPRYLTHGNPQIEKAEVQQYAFDNPGKPYPKIHTVFSTECTTYFDWQTVGFMHSFHLSGQPGDVTRLLSCTDEDLKQYAGHDLAPTHNVPSMSRHPLTGDWYPAINKPAAVLHWLNHAKIDAEYIVILDADMIMRGPITPWEFNAALGHPVSTPYDYLIGCHNEFAKLHTSHPDACDKVGGVIIMHIDDLRKFAPLWLHKTEEVRADKAHYSKNITGDIYESGWISEMYGYSFGAAELNLRHVINDKILIYPGYDPEPDVNYRVLHYGLQFTVGNWSFDKANWRNVDMVNTCWAKFPDPPNASTLDSTDTNIISRDQLSIECGRTLNEALRLHHIRMNCLDPARKAPQTKQETKDDTPPQDIRTRELTHPNITDPIFSSFRFWIVVLWAFSVMGFLITVSMVLSGRKGEGPRGKGSHHRNKRRASYSAFPDTAGRHDNILTIMLLICSCNCRKIQKKILVTE from the exons ATGGAGAAATTTGTGATTTTTTCGCTTCTAATTTGTATAATTATTAGTAATGGGTTCTGCGAGGAGTTAAATCAAACAGCTGCTCCATGGAGAATTCATACTTTGTTTTCTGTTGAATGTCAAGATTATTTTGATTGGCAAACAGTGGGTCTCGTTCATAGTtataagaaagctaaacaaccaGGACCAATTACTAGACTTTTAAGTTGTAcagatgaagagaagaagaagtataAAGGAATGAACTTGGCACCTACTTTTGAGGTTCCTTCTATGAGCAGACACCCTAAAACCAAGGATTG GTATCCTGCAATTAACAAGCCAGCAGGAATTGTGCACTGGCTTAAGTATAGTAAAGATGCACAGAACGTGGATTGGGTTGTAATTCTGGATGCAGACCAGATTATAAGAGGTCCAGTTGTTCCCTGGGAACTTGGTGCAGAGAAGGGGAAGCCTGTTGCTGCATATTACGG ATACTTGGTTGGGTGTGATAATCTTCTTGCCCAGTTGCACACGAAGCACCCAGAACTCTGTGACAAGGTTGGTGGCCTCTTAGCTATGCATATCGATGACCTTAAAGCATTGGCTCCTAAGTGGTTATCAAAAACAGTGGAAGTACGAGAGGACCGTGCACACTGGTCAACCAACTTAACTGGTGATATTTATGGCAAGGGTTGGATCAGCGAGATGTATGGATATTCATTCGGTGCAGCAGAA GTGGGGCTTAGACACAAGATTAGTGATGATTTAATGATCTATCCGGGTTACGTACCACGCGCTGGAGTTGAGCCTATACTTTTTCATTATGGCTTGCCATTTACAGTTGGAAACTGGTCTTTCAGCAAACTAGATCATCATGAGGATGCAATTGTTTATGACTGCAACCGTCTTTTTCCCGAGCCTCCTTATCCTAGAGAG GTTCAAGTGTTGGAAGCTGAACCAAATAAAAGGCGCGGCCTATTTTTGAGCATAGAATGCATTAACACTTTAAATGAGGGTCTTGTGATACACCACGCATCACGTGGGTGCTCTAAGCCAAACTGGTCAAAGTATTTGAGCTTTTTAAAAAGCAAGACTTTTGCTAATCTTACTCAGCCAAGATATTTAACTCATGGCAATCCACAAATCGAGAAAGCTGAGGTACAGCAGTATGCATTTGACAACCCTGGGAAGCCATACCCAAAGATCCACACAGTTTTCTCCACCGAATGTACCACATATTTTGACTGGCAAACTGTAGGCTTTATGCACAGCTTCCATTTGAGTGGGCAGCCTGGAGATGTCACACGGCTTCTCAGTTGTACAGATGAAGATTTGAAGCAATATGCTGGTCATGACCTAGCTCCTACGCATAATGTTCCATCTATGAGCAGACATCCGTTGACAGGCGATTG GTACCCAGCAATCAATAAACCAGCTGCTGTCCTTCATTGGCTTAATCACGCAAAGATCGATGCTGAATACATAGTTATTTTAGATGCAGACATGATAATGAGAGGCCCAATTACACCATGGGAGTTCAATGCTGCACTTGGTCATCCAGTGTCAACCCCTTATGA CTACCTTATTGGCTGCCACAATGAGTTTGCAAAGCTTCATACTAGCCATCCTGATGCTTGTGACAAGGTTGGCGGTGTAATTATCATGCACATAGATGATCTACGTAAATTTGCTCCTTTATGGTTGCACAAAACAGAGGAGGTACGAGCCGACAAAGCTCACTATTCAAAAAATATTACCGGGGATATTTATGAGTCTGGGTGGATCAGCGAGATGTATGGTTACTCCTTTGGGGCTGCAGAG TTGAATTTGAGGCACGTGATAAATGATAAAATATTGATATATCCGGGTTATGATCCTGAGCCTGATGTCAACTACAGGGTGCTCCATTATGGATTGCAATTCACTGTTGGAAATTGGAGTTTTGATAAGGCTAATTGGAGGAATGTTGATATGGTCAACACATGCTGGGCCAAGTTTCCTGACCCACCAAATGCTTCAACACTGGATTCTACTGATACAAACATCATAAGTCGTGATCAGCTAAGCATAGAATGTGGCAGGACACTAAATGAAGCTCTTCGTTTGCATCACATAAGAATGAACTGTTTGGACCCGGCAAGAAAAGCTCCTCAGACAAAGCAAGAGACTAAAGATGATACACCACCACAGGACATTAGGACCAGGGAATTAACTCATCCTAATATAACAGATCCCATATTTAGTTCTTTCAGGTTTTGGATTGTGGTTCTATGGGCATTTTCAGTGATGGGTTTCTTAATAACCGTGTCAATGGTACTTTCTGGGCGGAAAGGAGAAGGGCCAAGGGGTAAGGGTAGTCACCATAGAAACAAGAGAAGAGCTTCTTACTCTGCCTTCCCCGACACTGCAGGTAGGCATGATAACATCCTTACAATAATGCTTCTGATATGCTCTTGTAATTGTagaaaaatccaaaagaaaattctAGTAACAGAGTAG